A portion of the Paenibacillus marchantiae genome contains these proteins:
- a CDS encoding lactonase family protein: MSESKRLLVLVGSYAEAENEGIYAYELNEDTGNLSKLDGIAGVKNPTFVNVDAEGNKLYAIGETASAEGNKMSEAVALSIDPSTGKLSLLNRHDSISAPPCHIQRDPSGRYLILSSYHGGLVGLQALTDNGEVGVLLDEKKHEGKGAHPERQDKPHVHSAFFSPDGKYMMVQDLGADKIAIYSIDAGKNELVLHSETKTHPGAGPRHLAFHPNGQFAYVINEVDSSITTFRYDAAAGTLTEVSTVSTLPDGYDGSENTTAEIAVSNDGRFVYGSNRGHDSIVVFAVDAETGHLKLVEHVSAEGEHPRHFALTPNGKLLIAANRDTNNIVSFTVDQESGRLKYTGHSTGVSKPVCVKPVYL, from the coding sequence ATGAGTGAATCAAAACGCTTGCTCGTATTGGTCGGCTCTTATGCCGAAGCGGAAAATGAGGGCATTTACGCATATGAATTGAATGAGGATACAGGTAACCTCTCCAAGCTTGACGGCATCGCGGGCGTGAAAAATCCAACGTTTGTAAACGTGGATGCTGAAGGTAATAAACTGTATGCGATCGGTGAGACGGCGTCTGCCGAAGGCAATAAAATGTCTGAAGCTGTAGCTCTGAGCATTGATCCTTCAACAGGAAAATTGTCATTGCTGAATCGTCATGACTCCATTTCGGCTCCACCATGTCATATCCAACGTGATCCTTCCGGACGTTACTTGATCCTTTCCAGCTACCACGGTGGTCTGGTGGGTCTGCAAGCCCTGACGGATAACGGTGAAGTTGGCGTGCTTCTGGATGAGAAGAAACATGAAGGCAAAGGTGCGCATCCTGAACGTCAGGACAAGCCGCATGTGCATTCTGCATTCTTCAGCCCGGATGGCAAATACATGATGGTACAGGATCTGGGTGCGGACAAAATCGCAATCTACTCCATTGATGCAGGCAAGAATGAACTCGTACTGCACAGTGAAACCAAAACACATCCGGGTGCAGGACCTCGTCACTTGGCATTTCATCCGAACGGTCAATTCGCCTATGTTATTAACGAAGTGGATTCTTCCATTACGACTTTCCGTTATGATGCAGCAGCAGGCACATTGACAGAGGTTTCCACCGTGTCCACATTGCCTGACGGCTATGATGGCAGTGAAAACACAACAGCTGAAATTGCCGTATCAAACGATGGTCGTTTCGTATACGGTTCGAACCGCGGGCATGACAGCATCGTGGTATTTGCAGTAGACGCTGAAACAGGACATTTGAAACTGGTTGAGCATGTATCTGCTGAGGGTGAACACCCACGTCACTTTGCTTTGACTCCGAATGGCAAACTGCTGATCGCAGCTAACCGCGATACCAACAATATCGTTTCCTTTACAGTGGATCAGGAGAGCGGGCGTCTGAAATACACAGGCCACAGCACAGGTGTATCCAAGCCGGTATGCGTGAAACCTGTTTATCTGTAA
- the hxlA gene encoding 3-hexulose-6-phosphate synthase has product MKLQLALDLVNIPEGIALVKEVEQYIDIVEIGTPIVINEGLHAVKAMKEAFPNLQVLADLKIMDAGGYEIMKAAEAGADLITVLGATNDSTIKGAVAEAKKQNKQVLVDMINVPNLEQRAREVDSLGVDYICVHTGYDLQAEGQSPFEDLQTIKQAVKNAKTAVAGGIKLETLPEVIKAQPDLVIVGGGITGQADKAKVAAEMQRLVQQG; this is encoded by the coding sequence GTGAAATTGCAATTGGCATTGGACTTGGTAAACATCCCTGAAGGTATTGCACTTGTTAAAGAAGTTGAACAATATATCGATATCGTTGAGATTGGTACGCCAATCGTTATTAATGAAGGTTTGCACGCGGTAAAAGCGATGAAAGAAGCATTCCCTAATCTGCAAGTTCTTGCAGACCTTAAAATTATGGACGCTGGTGGTTATGAAATCATGAAAGCAGCTGAAGCTGGTGCGGATCTGATCACTGTGCTTGGGGCAACCAATGATAGTACGATCAAAGGTGCAGTAGCAGAAGCGAAGAAACAAAACAAACAAGTTCTTGTGGACATGATAAACGTGCCTAATCTTGAACAGCGTGCTCGAGAAGTTGATTCGCTTGGCGTAGATTACATCTGTGTACACACAGGTTATGACCTGCAAGCTGAAGGACAAAGCCCGTTCGAAGATCTGCAAACGATCAAACAAGCCGTGAAAAATGCAAAAACAGCTGTAGCTGGTGGCATCAAGCTGGAAACATTGCCTGAAGTGATCAAAGCACAACCGGATCTGGTGATTGTGGGTGGCGGTATCACTGGACAAGCAGACAAAGCTAAAGTAGCAGCTGAGATGCAACGTTTGGTTCAACAAGGGTAA
- the hxlB gene encoding 6-phospho-3-hexuloisomerase has translation MSSRQYAVDILKELERTLSQIDDSEMQAMAEHILAAEQIFVAGAGRSGLMGKAFAMRLMQMGLRVYVVGETVTPGISPKDFLLLCSGSGETGSLAAMAQKASKAGAPVGLITIKPESTIGQLSDTVVRLPASAKEDTATAGTEVTIQPMGSLFEQGLLLSMDALVLTMMELKSMTGADMFGRHANLE, from the coding sequence ATGAGCAGCCGACAATACGCAGTGGACATCTTGAAGGAGCTGGAACGTACGCTAAGCCAGATCGACGACTCGGAGATGCAGGCCATGGCGGAACATATTCTGGCTGCCGAACAGATTTTTGTGGCAGGCGCAGGCCGATCCGGTCTGATGGGAAAGGCTTTTGCGATGAGATTGATGCAGATGGGTCTGCGGGTATATGTAGTTGGGGAGACCGTTACGCCAGGGATCTCTCCGAAAGACTTCCTCTTGTTATGCTCAGGCTCAGGGGAGACAGGCAGTCTGGCAGCGATGGCTCAGAAGGCCAGTAAAGCAGGTGCTCCTGTGGGTCTGATCACAATTAAACCAGAGTCCACCATTGGACAGCTGTCCGATACCGTGGTTCGTCTCCCTGCCTCTGCCAAAGAGGATACGGCGACCGCCGGAACCGAAGTGACCATTCAGCCGATGGGCTCTCTGTTTGAACAGGGGCTGCTGCTGAGCATGGATGCACTGGTGCTCACCATGATGGAATTGAAGAGTATGACTGGAGCAGACATGTTTGGGCGTCATGCCAACCTGGAATAG
- a CDS encoding winged helix-turn-helix transcriptional regulator, whose protein sequence is MATEVKERINLKEINCEKELTLAVIGGKWKLIILWHLGLEGTKRFSELKRLIPHITQKMLTNQLRELEEDKLIERKVYAEVPPRVEYTMTDHGQSLMPVLHAMYNWGKNYGENVIWKSE, encoded by the coding sequence ATGGCAACCGAAGTCAAGGAACGCATCAACTTGAAAGAGATCAACTGTGAGAAAGAATTGACCCTTGCTGTTATTGGCGGCAAATGGAAACTGATTATTTTATGGCATCTGGGTCTTGAAGGCACCAAACGTTTCAGTGAATTGAAGCGATTGATTCCTCATATTACCCAAAAGATGCTGACCAACCAGTTGCGTGAGCTGGAGGAAGACAAGCTAATTGAGCGCAAGGTGTATGCAGAAGTACCTCCTCGTGTGGAATATACGATGACGGATCACGGACAGAGCCTGATGCCCGTGCTGCATGCGATGTATAACTGGGGTAAAAACTATGGTGAAAATGTAATTTGGAAATCAGAATAA